In Melospiza melodia melodia isolate bMelMel2 chromosome 20, bMelMel2.pri, whole genome shotgun sequence, a single genomic region encodes these proteins:
- the GAL3ST1 gene encoding galactosylceramide sulfotransferase isoform X2 has translation MLWHGKPWRSMCKGLVLGTLLTSFMLLLYSYAVPPLQVSVTEIPVPFSCSSHLAQAPSLSNSSGSTSGWSCRPKLNVMFMKTHKTASSTILNILFRFGEKHRLKFAFPNGRNDFYYPSFFERSQVQHYRPGVCFNIICNHMRFHYEEVRKLLPPDATFVTVLRDPAYLFESSFHYFGPVIPLTWKITGEDKLDEFLRDPQHYYDPNGFNAHYLQNLLFFDFGYDSSMDANSPLVEEHIREIDRRFHLVMLLEYFDESLVLLKDLLCWQLEDVLYFKLNARKGSTVSRLTPELYEQATAWNLIDAKLYRYFNATFWRKVEAYGRERMARDVAELQRENKKMTSICIDGGHAVDASAIQESSMQPWQPLGEKTILGYNLKKKISKKHQKLCRKMLTPEIQYLTDLGANLWITKLWSHVRDFLKW, from the exons ATGCTGTGGCATGGGAAGCCCTGGAGGTCCATGTGCAAGGGGCTGGTCCTGGGGACCCTCCTGACCAGCTTCATGTTGCTGCTCTACTCCTACGCCGTGCCCCCGCTGCAAGTCAGCGTCACTGA GATCCCCGtgcccttctcctgctcctcccacctggcccaggctccatccctgTCCAACAGCTCGGGCAGCACCTCGGGGTGGAGCTGCCGGCCCAAGCTCAACGTCATGTTCATGAAGACCCACAAGACCGCCAGCAGCACCATCCTCAACATCCTCTTCCGCTTCGGGGAGAAGCACCGCCTGAAATTCGCCTTCCCCAATGGCCGCAACGACTTCTACTACCCGTCCTTCTTCGAGCGCAGCCAGGTGCAGCACTACCGGCCCGGGGTGTGCTTCAACATCATCTGCAACCACATGCGCTTCCACTACGAGGAGGTGCGCAAGCTCCTGCCGCCCGACGCCACCTTCGTCACCGTGCTGCGGGACCCCGCGTACCTCTTCGAGTCCTCCTTCCACTACTTCGGGCCCGTCATCCCCCTCACCTGGAAGATCACTGGGGAGGACAAGCTGGACGAGTTCCTCCGGGACCCCCAGCACTACTACGACCCCAACGGGTTCAACGCTCACTACCTCCAAAACCTCCTCTTCTTCGACTTCGGCTACGACAGCAGCATGGACGCCAACAGCCCGCTGGTGGAGGAGCACATCCGGGAGATCGACCGCCGCTTCCACCTCGTCATGTTGCTCGAGTACTTTGACGAGTCGCTGGTGCTGCTCAAGGACCTGCTGTGTTGGCAGCTGGAGGACGTCCTCTACTTCAAGCTCAACGCCCGCAAGGGCTCCACGGTGTCGCGGCTGACCCCGGAGCTGTACGAGCAGGCGACCGCCTGGAACCTGATCGACGCCAAGCTCTACCGCTACTTCAATGCCACCTTTTGGCGCAAGGTGGAGGCCTACGGGAGGGAGAGGATGGCCCGGGACGTGGCCGAGCTGCAGAGGGAGAACAAGAAGATGACCAGCATCTGCATCGACGGGGGACACGCCGTGGACGCCAGCGCCATCCAGGAGTCCTCCatgcagccctggcagcccctgggGGAGAAGACCATCCTGGGGTACAACTTGAAGAAGAAGATCAGCAAGAAGCACCAGAAGCTGTGCCGCAAGATGCTGACACCAGAAATCCAGTACCTGACTGACCTGGGGGCCAACCTCTGGATCACCAAGCTATGGAGCCACGTGCGGGACTTCCTCAAGTGGTAG
- the GAL3ST1 gene encoding galactosylceramide sulfotransferase isoform X1, with the protein MAPLSPSPSPAASPTLGVIRFSQGGQRLAGRAEPLGPCHRCVVDHARHQWDAFLGISVPVTRPRASLEPHTPSARVPGTIVSPLWLQVTRMLWHGKPWRSMCKGLVLGTLLTSFMLLLYSYAVPPLQVSVTEIPVPFSCSSHLAQAPSLSNSSGSTSGWSCRPKLNVMFMKTHKTASSTILNILFRFGEKHRLKFAFPNGRNDFYYPSFFERSQVQHYRPGVCFNIICNHMRFHYEEVRKLLPPDATFVTVLRDPAYLFESSFHYFGPVIPLTWKITGEDKLDEFLRDPQHYYDPNGFNAHYLQNLLFFDFGYDSSMDANSPLVEEHIREIDRRFHLVMLLEYFDESLVLLKDLLCWQLEDVLYFKLNARKGSTVSRLTPELYEQATAWNLIDAKLYRYFNATFWRKVEAYGRERMARDVAELQRENKKMTSICIDGGHAVDASAIQESSMQPWQPLGEKTILGYNLKKKISKKHQKLCRKMLTPEIQYLTDLGANLWITKLWSHVRDFLKW; encoded by the exons ATGGCTCCCCTTTCCCccagtcccagccctgcagcctctcctACCCTAGGAGTCATTCGGTTTTCCCAGGGCGGGCAAAGGTTGGCAGGGCGGGCAGAGCCTCTGGGCCCGTGCCACAGATGTGTTGTGGATCACGCCAGGCACCAGTGGGATGCTTTCCTGGGAATTTCCGTGCCTGTGACACGTCCACGTGCCTCGCTGGAGCCACACACCCCCAGTGCCCGTGTCCCTGGCACCATCGTCTCTCCTCTCTGGCTGCAGGTGACCAGGATGCTGTGGCATGGGAAGCCCTGGAGGTCCATGTGCAAGGGGCTGGTCCTGGGGACCCTCCTGACCAGCTTCATGTTGCTGCTCTACTCCTACGCCGTGCCCCCGCTGCAAGTCAGCGTCACTGA GATCCCCGtgcccttctcctgctcctcccacctggcccaggctccatccctgTCCAACAGCTCGGGCAGCACCTCGGGGTGGAGCTGCCGGCCCAAGCTCAACGTCATGTTCATGAAGACCCACAAGACCGCCAGCAGCACCATCCTCAACATCCTCTTCCGCTTCGGGGAGAAGCACCGCCTGAAATTCGCCTTCCCCAATGGCCGCAACGACTTCTACTACCCGTCCTTCTTCGAGCGCAGCCAGGTGCAGCACTACCGGCCCGGGGTGTGCTTCAACATCATCTGCAACCACATGCGCTTCCACTACGAGGAGGTGCGCAAGCTCCTGCCGCCCGACGCCACCTTCGTCACCGTGCTGCGGGACCCCGCGTACCTCTTCGAGTCCTCCTTCCACTACTTCGGGCCCGTCATCCCCCTCACCTGGAAGATCACTGGGGAGGACAAGCTGGACGAGTTCCTCCGGGACCCCCAGCACTACTACGACCCCAACGGGTTCAACGCTCACTACCTCCAAAACCTCCTCTTCTTCGACTTCGGCTACGACAGCAGCATGGACGCCAACAGCCCGCTGGTGGAGGAGCACATCCGGGAGATCGACCGCCGCTTCCACCTCGTCATGTTGCTCGAGTACTTTGACGAGTCGCTGGTGCTGCTCAAGGACCTGCTGTGTTGGCAGCTGGAGGACGTCCTCTACTTCAAGCTCAACGCCCGCAAGGGCTCCACGGTGTCGCGGCTGACCCCGGAGCTGTACGAGCAGGCGACCGCCTGGAACCTGATCGACGCCAAGCTCTACCGCTACTTCAATGCCACCTTTTGGCGCAAGGTGGAGGCCTACGGGAGGGAGAGGATGGCCCGGGACGTGGCCGAGCTGCAGAGGGAGAACAAGAAGATGACCAGCATCTGCATCGACGGGGGACACGCCGTGGACGCCAGCGCCATCCAGGAGTCCTCCatgcagccctggcagcccctgggGGAGAAGACCATCCTGGGGTACAACTTGAAGAAGAAGATCAGCAAGAAGCACCAGAAGCTGTGCCGCAAGATGCTGACACCAGAAATCCAGTACCTGACTGACCTGGGGGCCAACCTCTGGATCACCAAGCTATGGAGCCACGTGCGGGACTTCCTCAAGTGGTAG